The Triticum aestivum cultivar Chinese Spring chromosome 7B, IWGSC CS RefSeq v2.1, whole genome shotgun sequence genome window below encodes:
- the LOC123159459 gene encoding putative coatomer subunit beta'-3, whose protein sequence is MQAWEQTQEFQTYNNPGSVAFNPGDDKCFTGGFRDDGEIKVWRLDSEHPEYSLIGHFEGVRCLDFIRRGDKHYLVSGSMDCTAKIWNLQKRKCICTLEAMSPVRCLLAHPDDLPVLITGTEHGIIQVWSSVDFRLKRTINLGGGGPVIGLACMMGSQRIVIGQQNAMSTMGITNDKALRPKSFMPWAQLRRKKRRVHIRGLARAYKDPVSLQTGLLTKKSDVYSFGVLLCELVCGRKGTYSDHNSLRRHFFDAHEK, encoded by the exons ATGCAG GCCTGGGAGCAGACACAAGAATTTCAGACTTATAATAACCCAGGGTCAGTGGCATTTAACCCTGGGGACGACAAATGTTTCACGGGTGGGTTTCGTGATGATGGCGAAATAAAG GTTTGGAGACTTGATTCGGAGCACCCTGAATATTCTTTGATTGGGCATTTTGAGGGTGTGCGCTGCCTGGATTTTATCAGACGAGGAGATAAACACTATTTGGTCAGTGGCTCTATGGATTGCACTGCCAAG ATCTGGAACTTGCAGAAAAGGAAGTGCATTTGTACGCTGGAAGCTATGTCTCCAGTTCGTTGTCTCCTTGCCCATCCAGATGACCTTCCAGTTCTTAttacaggaactgaacatggcatCATTCAGGTGTGGAGCTCCGTTGATTTCAG GCTCAAAAGAACCATTAACTTAGGCGGTGGTGGACCTGTTATTGGTCTCGCATGTATGATGGGCTCACAGAG GATTGTGATTGGGCAACAGAACGCAATGTCTACCATGGGAATCACTAACGACAAAGCATTGAGACCGAAGAGTTTTATGCCCTGGGCGCAGCTCCGCCGGAAGAAGCGACGTGTGCACATCCGTGGGCTGGCTAGGGCTTACAAGGATCCAGTATCTCTACAAACTGGACTATTGACAAAAAAGAGTGATGTCTACAGTTTTGGAGTACTACTCTGTGAACTTGTATGTGGGAGGAAGGGCACATATTCGGACCATAACAGCTTACGGAGACATTTTTTTGATGCTCACGAAAAATGA